A portion of the Actinomycetota bacterium genome contains these proteins:
- a CDS encoding dihydroorotase, whose protein sequence is MPELLIEGARLIDPFNRLDGVMDVAVSRGRIAAVGKTLEKEGREVLDARGKVLAPGFLEVHAHLREPGREDAETLQSGLEAALHGGYTAVCCMPNTEPPLDNAAIAEAVAARARELGLADLFPVGCISRGREGRELAEMALMHLSAARVCAFSDDGSGVQDAGLMRRAMEYVTAFGALIISHAEDAALSLGGQVNEGAVSTAMGLRGIPALAEEVMVARDLLLAEETGCRLHLAHLSTARSVRMLRDAKKRGVPVTAEATPHHLLMSDRDIDGYDTVFKVNPPLRTPADMQALRKATGDGIIDAVASDHAPHTLEDKEREFDYAPFGVVGMESVFPMLYSELVLTGALDLTRLIELLTSGPARVLGVPATDYGMGIIVGARADLVLLDVDGTWTLDAREFASKGRNCPFHGRVVKGRIHCTLKNGKIAYRAPNTGSA, encoded by the coding sequence TTGCCTGAACTGCTGATAGAGGGCGCAAGGCTCATCGACCCCTTCAACCGGCTGGACGGGGTGATGGACGTTGCCGTCTCTCGCGGGCGCATCGCCGCGGTGGGCAAGACCCTGGAAAAGGAGGGCAGGGAGGTGCTGGATGCGCGGGGGAAGGTGCTGGCGCCTGGCTTCCTCGAGGTCCACGCTCACCTGCGCGAACCGGGGCGCGAGGACGCGGAGACATTGCAGAGCGGCCTGGAGGCGGCCCTGCATGGGGGATACACGGCCGTATGCTGCATGCCCAATACCGAGCCGCCGCTGGACAACGCCGCCATCGCGGAGGCGGTCGCAGCCAGGGCCAGGGAACTGGGACTGGCGGACCTCTTCCCCGTGGGCTGCATATCCAGGGGTAGAGAAGGGCGCGAGCTCGCAGAGATGGCCCTCATGCACCTCAGCGCGGCCAGGGTATGCGCCTTCTCGGACGATGGGAGCGGGGTGCAGGATGCCGGGCTCATGCGCAGGGCCATGGAGTACGTGACGGCCTTCGGCGCCCTTATCATCTCCCATGCCGAGGACGCAGCCCTGTCCCTCGGGGGCCAGGTGAACGAGGGAGCGGTGTCCACCGCCATGGGCCTGAGGGGGATTCCGGCCCTGGCGGAGGAGGTCATGGTGGCGCGCGATCTTCTGCTCGCCGAGGAGACGGGGTGCCGCCTGCACCTGGCTCACCTGAGCACGGCGCGCTCGGTGCGCATGCTCAGGGACGCGAAGAAGAGGGGGGTCCCGGTGACCGCCGAGGCCACGCCACACCACCTGCTCATGAGCGATAGGGATATAGACGGTTACGATACCGTGTTCAAGGTAAACCCGCCACTGCGCACACCGGCAGACATGCAGGCGCTGCGCAAGGCAACCGGCGACGGCATAATAGATGCCGTGGCCAGCGATCACGCGCCGCACACCCTCGAGGATAAGGAGCGTGAGTTCGACTATGCGCCCTTCGGCGTGGTGGGGATGGAGAGCGTCTTCCCCATGCTCTACAGCGAGCTGGTCTTGACAGGGGCGCTCGACCTTACGCGCCTAATCGAACTCCTGACCAGTGGTCCCGCGAGGGTGCTGGGCGTTCCCGCGACCGATTACGGCATGGGGATCATCGTTGGAGCGCGGGCAGATCTGGTGCTGCTGGACGTCGATGGCACGTGGACGCTTGATGCCAGGGAGTTTGCCTCAAAGGGGCGTAACTGCCCGTTCCACGGCAGGGTGGTGAAGGGCAGGATACACTGCACGTTGAAGAACGGCAAGATAGCCTATAGGGCTCCAAATACCGGGAGTGCATGA
- the pyrR gene encoding bifunctional pyr operon transcriptional regulator/uracil phosphoribosyltransferase PyrR: protein MAFKERVKVMEEADIRRAVQRISHEIVERNKGAGNVVIVGIRTRGVPLSLRVAEAVSRIEGLEVPVGRLDVTLYRDDLHTMSQPVVKETHLPGDIEGKHVVIVDDVLYTGRSVRAALDAIIDFGRPATIQLAVLVDRGHRELPIRADYVGKNIPTSVGEKVRVALKEVDGEDGVFIGSDDG from the coding sequence ATGGCTTTCAAGGAAAGGGTAAAAGTGATGGAGGAGGCGGACATCCGCCGTGCCGTCCAGCGCATCTCCCACGAGATCGTTGAGCGCAACAAGGGCGCCGGCAACGTTGTGATCGTGGGCATCCGCACCCGTGGTGTACCTCTCTCCCTGCGCGTAGCCGAGGCCGTCTCGCGTATAGAGGGGCTCGAAGTGCCCGTGGGCAGGCTGGACGTGACCCTGTACCGGGACGACCTGCACACCATGAGCCAACCGGTGGTAAAGGAAACCCATTTGCCCGGGGATATCGAGGGAAAGCATGTGGTCATCGTCGACGATGTACTCTATACCGGACGCAGCGTGAGGGCGGCTCTGGACGCCATCATCGATTTCGGACGTCCCGCCACCATCCAGCTGGCGGTCCTGGTGGACCGGGGGCACCGCGAACTACCCATCCGGGCCGACTACGTCGGCAAGAACATCCCCACCTCCGTCGGGGAGAAGGTGAGGGTGGCCTTGAAGGAGGTGGACGGCGAGGACGGCGTGTTCATCGGAAGCGATGATGGATGA
- a CDS encoding Asp23/Gls24 family envelope stress response protein gives MLEAETYRIRAGVLELIAGIALAEVHGVSGTGIRTDHPEDLRKRKSLIKGVRAEAEDGKAAIDVDVNMEYGKDFIALAREAQERVTGAVEAMTGWEVVAVNVSVVGVNAP, from the coding sequence ATGCTCGAAGCGGAGACCTACAGGATTCGCGCCGGCGTCCTGGAACTGATAGCCGGTATAGCTCTCGCGGAGGTCCATGGGGTATCGGGTACCGGAATACGAACAGACCACCCCGAGGACCTAAGGAAGAGAAAGAGCCTGATCAAAGGCGTAAGGGCGGAGGCGGAGGATGGCAAGGCCGCCATCGATGTCGATGTGAACATGGAGTACGGCAAGGATTTCATCGCCCTGGCAAGGGAAGCGCAGGAGAGGGTCACCGGGGCGGTCGAGGCCATGACGGGATGGGAAGTGGTGGCGGTGAACGTGAGCGTGGTGGGGGTGAACGCTCCCTAG
- the nusB gene encoding transcription antitermination factor NusB yields the protein MNDPVQFGRRTLARMLACDILYQMDLTGDDMEKVITGFVPMLQEGIDEEAVPPQDIPDISLEYVRMMLGDGAEIEELVSFGTERLAFPEGIPGFSREIVGLYIGHREEIDGLIASFADRWSLERMPMVDRNLLRLGFAELLYREDIPINVTINEYLELAKTFSTEDSSKFINGVLGKLVRDRCSKGLDEAIAGAAEDDRGDRQG from the coding sequence GTGAACGATCCCGTGCAGTTCGGCAGGAGAACCCTGGCCCGTATGCTGGCCTGCGACATCCTCTACCAGATGGACCTCACCGGCGACGACATGGAGAAGGTGATCACCGGCTTCGTACCCATGCTCCAGGAGGGCATTGATGAGGAGGCCGTCCCGCCCCAGGATATACCGGATATCTCCCTGGAGTACGTACGCATGATGCTCGGCGACGGAGCGGAGATAGAGGAGTTGGTGTCGTTCGGCACCGAGAGACTGGCATTTCCCGAGGGTATACCCGGGTTTTCCCGGGAGATCGTCGGTCTTTACATCGGACACCGGGAAGAGATAGACGGCCTCATCGCCTCCTTTGCCGATCGCTGGTCGCTGGAGCGCATGCCCATGGTGGACCGCAACCTCCTCAGGCTGGGCTTCGCCGAACTTCTCTATCGCGAGGATATACCCATCAACGTCACCATCAACGAATATCTGGAGCTGGCCAAGACTTTCTCCACCGAGGATTCGAGCAAGTTCATAAATGGGGTGTTGGGGAAGCTGGTCAGGGACAGGTGCTCGAAGGGCTTGGATGAGGCGATCGCCGGGGCGGCCGAGGATGACCGGGGCGATCGGCAGGGCTGA
- a CDS encoding PilX N-terminal domain-containing pilus assembly protein, with protein MRVTKIFAKGSKETSVPKEQGFALIVVLIALLMLSVLGAASLLLMVSSLKGMANMRPEDRAFQVAESGLYVAHAKIVNNEVRTPVTASGSVLGGDYSVSMQPVGGSTTDYVVVSEGSYVDGGTTYRRKLQENIYYSGDQAFDAMRNYLFFAGRDLNIDVGEIINVGVPITINGNMRAEEDVNISCHPVISLGDGLTINGSIEGKRSINVDVAPTLLSVRTNLFGEMRAGDALDASSTGTINLHTDGWLLAQGIIYAAATSSYKWDMYRTSLVERKDGPWDTIVKGNQVNSRGVDKVYVPEPNFDYYKAIAKDQGNYFEGDKTLSGNLGTYASSSVTVIYCTGNMTLNGFAWNLPNMKGILVCEGTFTANNTLQFASGSQFQVIANGDIVFNNDWSFLGLGSTNDYFFWSGNDAWIDLGMFSEQRLQVTALRDVNVFSNENLFATCSVTYKPPDIDVAGFPIDLTITNWKELPSE; from the coding sequence ATGAGAGTGACAAAGATCTTCGCAAAGGGCTCCAAAGAGACCTCCGTTCCGAAGGAGCAGGGTTTCGCCCTCATCGTGGTGCTCATCGCCCTGCTCATGCTCTCGGTGCTGGGCGCGGCGAGCCTGCTTCTCATGGTCTCATCCCTCAAGGGCATGGCGAACATGCGGCCTGAAGACCGCGCCTTCCAGGTCGCTGAGTCCGGCCTTTACGTCGCGCACGCCAAGATAGTCAACAACGAGGTAAGGACACCGGTCACCGCGAGCGGGTCGGTGCTCGGAGGGGACTACTCCGTGAGCATGCAGCCCGTGGGCGGTTCGACCACTGACTACGTGGTGGTATCGGAGGGGAGCTATGTCGATGGCGGCACCACCTACCGGCGCAAGTTGCAGGAGAACATATACTACTCGGGAGACCAGGCCTTCGATGCCATGCGCAATTACCTCTTCTTCGCGGGTCGCGACCTCAATATCGATGTTGGAGAGATCATCAACGTGGGCGTGCCCATCACCATCAACGGCAACATGCGCGCCGAGGAGGACGTGAACATCAGCTGCCACCCGGTCATCAGCCTGGGGGACGGGCTGACCATCAATGGCAGTATCGAGGGCAAGAGGTCCATAAACGTCGATGTGGCGCCAACGCTCCTGAGCGTGCGGACCAACCTCTTCGGCGAGATGAGGGCCGGGGATGCGCTGGACGCCTCGAGCACGGGAACTATCAACCTGCACACCGATGGGTGGCTTCTCGCTCAAGGGATTATCTATGCGGCCGCGACCTCCAGCTACAAGTGGGACATGTACAGGACTTCGCTGGTCGAGAGGAAAGACGGACCGTGGGATACCATCGTCAAGGGCAACCAGGTAAACAGTCGTGGCGTGGACAAAGTCTATGTGCCCGAGCCCAACTTCGACTATTACAAGGCCATAGCGAAGGACCAGGGCAACTACTTCGAGGGCGACAAGACCCTTTCTGGTAACCTGGGGACCTATGCGTCCTCCTCGGTCACCGTTATCTACTGCACCGGCAATATGACCCTGAACGGTTTCGCCTGGAACCTGCCCAACATGAAGGGCATCCTGGTGTGCGAGGGCACCTTCACCGCCAATAACACCCTGCAGTTCGCGTCCGGGTCCCAGTTCCAGGTCATCGCGAACGGGGACATAGTATTCAACAACGACTGGAGTTTTCTGGGGCTGGGCTCGACCAACGACTACTTCTTCTGGTCGGGCAACGACGCCTGGATAGACCTGGGGATGTTCTCAGAGCAGAGGCTGCAGGTGACGGCGCTGAGGGATGTGAACGTGTTCAGCAACGAGAACCTCTTCGCGACCTGCAGCGTGACCTACAAGCCGCCGGACATCGACGTTGCGGGGTTCCCCATCGATCTCACCATAACCAACTGGAAGGAACTGCCCAGCGAATGA
- a CDS encoding aspartate carbamoyltransferase catalytic subunit yields MAESRHLLDVDDLTREDIERVLESARSFAEVLRRPIKKVPSLRGKTVVNLFYEPSTRTRMSFEVAAKRLSADVMNFTASTSSVEKGESLKDTALTLEAMGVDAVVIRHPVAGAPWLLRQWLEAAILNAGDGMHAHPTQALLDLFTLCDRLGDLEGRTIAYVGDILHSRVARSGIKACRAMGMEVLVVAPPTLLPPAELEGVETGHDLDAVIPRCDALYMLRIQKERQEEGRFPSLEEYTHLYQLNPRRLGKARPGVVVMHPGPMNRGVEIASEVADAPMAAITAQVASGVAVRMAVLFTLLGGAEGGERVA; encoded by the coding sequence TTGGCAGAGAGCAGACATCTCCTTGACGTGGATGACCTCACGCGCGAGGACATCGAAAGGGTACTGGAGAGCGCGCGTTCTTTCGCTGAGGTACTGCGGAGGCCGATAAAGAAAGTGCCATCCCTGCGAGGCAAGACTGTGGTCAATCTCTTCTACGAACCCTCGACGCGGACGCGCATGTCCTTCGAGGTGGCCGCGAAGAGGCTCAGTGCCGATGTGATGAACTTCACCGCCTCCACGTCGAGCGTGGAAAAGGGGGAGAGCTTAAAGGATACTGCCCTCACGCTGGAGGCCATGGGGGTCGACGCCGTGGTCATAAGGCACCCGGTGGCGGGAGCGCCGTGGCTGTTGCGCCAGTGGCTGGAGGCCGCCATCCTCAATGCCGGGGACGGTATGCACGCCCATCCCACACAAGCCCTCCTTGACCTGTTCACCCTCTGTGACAGGCTGGGAGACCTGGAGGGCCGCACTATTGCCTACGTCGGTGACATACTCCATTCGCGTGTGGCCCGTTCCGGTATAAAGGCCTGCAGGGCCATGGGCATGGAGGTGCTCGTGGTAGCGCCGCCCACGCTGCTCCCCCCGGCCGAGCTCGAGGGGGTGGAGACTGGACATGATCTCGATGCCGTCATCCCGCGCTGCGATGCCCTCTACATGCTGCGCATACAGAAGGAGAGACAGGAGGAGGGGAGGTTCCCCTCCCTCGAGGAATACACGCACCTCTATCAGCTGAACCCGCGCCGCCTGGGCAAGGCCAGGCCCGGCGTGGTGGTTATGCACCCTGGCCCTATGAACCGGGGCGTAGAGATCGCTTCCGAGGTCGCCGATGCCCCCATGGCGGCAATAACCGCGCAGGTGGCGTCGGGTGTCGCGGTGCGGATGGCGGTGCTCTTCACGCTACTGGGCGGCGCCGAGGGGGGTGAGAGGGTTGCCTGA
- the efp gene encoding elongation factor P, with product MISTADFRNGMTIDMDGNLYNIVYFQHVKPGKGGAFVRTRLKNLKTGAVTEKTFRAGEKVDLAILDKRRMQYLYKDGPSFFFMDLETFEQMPLTEAEVEETAKYLVDGVTVEVSLYEGKPVAVEAPLFLEMEVVETAPGVKGDTASGGSKPATLESGLVVNVPFFIEVGNRIRIDTRSGEYMERVG from the coding sequence ATGATATCGACAGCGGACTTCAGAAACGGCATGACCATCGACATGGACGGCAACCTTTACAACATCGTGTACTTTCAGCACGTCAAGCCGGGCAAAGGCGGAGCTTTCGTGCGCACGCGCCTGAAGAACCTCAAGACGGGAGCGGTGACCGAGAAGACCTTCCGGGCGGGGGAGAAGGTGGACCTCGCCATACTGGACAAGCGCAGGATGCAGTACCTATATAAGGACGGCCCGAGTTTCTTCTTCATGGACCTGGAGACCTTCGAGCAGATGCCCCTGACGGAGGCGGAGGTCGAGGAGACGGCGAAATACCTCGTCGACGGGGTGACCGTCGAGGTGTCTCTCTATGAAGGGAAGCCGGTGGCGGTGGAGGCGCCCCTGTTCCTGGAGATGGAGGTGGTGGAGACGGCTCCCGGGGTCAAGGGCGACACCGCCAGCGGGGGCAGCAAGCCGGCCACCCTGGAGAGCGGCCTGGTGGTCAACGTCCCCTTCTTCATCGAGGTGGGGAACAGGATCAGGATAGATACACGCAGCGGAGAATACATGGAGAGGGTGGGTTGA
- a CDS encoding Xaa-Pro peptidase family protein, producing MATAGGTKEEYAARRRSYRALLRAQGIDGMVLTHLPDIRHLCGFTGSSGVALLLRQGGYFFTDFRYREQSAREVVGLRTVIYATSVEEAVAKTLQRRRGLRLGFDRDVASYAGVMALRRHLRGIAALLPLKGSLGLLRAPKSRSELETIRKCIDIAQRAFLTALRDVDGRSSEFDLAAAIDIAARRLGSERPSFDTIVAAGSRGALVHAGPSRKRLRGVTVIDWGVELRGYCSDTTRTVAFGKVPPLLEKAHCLVLEAQERALDMVRPGVKARKVDGAAREVIERAGYGDAFGHGLGHGVGLEVHERPHVSPASRDIIEEGMVFTNEPGIYLPGIGGVRVEDMVYVTATGPELLTTLPRGLDPSDYI from the coding sequence ATGGCGACTGCTGGAGGAACGAAAGAGGAGTACGCCGCACGGCGCAGGTCGTACCGGGCGCTGTTGAGAGCGCAGGGTATCGACGGCATGGTGCTGACCCACCTGCCGGACATCCGCCACCTCTGCGGTTTCACCGGTTCCAGCGGGGTAGCCCTGCTGCTGCGCCAGGGCGGATACTTCTTCACCGATTTCCGCTACCGCGAGCAGTCGGCACGGGAAGTGGTGGGACTGCGGACGGTGATCTACGCTACGAGCGTGGAAGAGGCCGTTGCGAAGACACTCCAACGCCGCCGGGGACTGCGGCTGGGGTTTGACCGCGATGTCGCATCCTATGCCGGGGTGATGGCCCTGCGTCGGCATCTGCGGGGAATAGCCGCGCTTCTGCCCCTGAAGGGCTCTCTAGGGCTGCTGAGAGCGCCCAAGAGCCGCTCGGAACTGGAGACCATAAGGAAATGTATAGATATCGCCCAGAGAGCCTTTTTAACCGCCCTCCGTGATGTCGATGGGAGATCATCGGAATTCGACCTCGCCGCGGCCATCGATATCGCCGCCAGAAGGCTGGGGTCGGAAAGACCGTCCTTCGATACCATAGTGGCGGCCGGTTCCCGGGGCGCCCTGGTGCACGCCGGCCCCTCGCGCAAGAGGCTGCGCGGGGTGACGGTGATCGACTGGGGGGTGGAACTCAGGGGTTACTGCAGCGATACCACCCGCACCGTGGCCTTCGGCAAGGTCCCGCCACTGCTGGAGAAGGCCCACTGTCTGGTGCTCGAGGCCCAGGAGAGGGCGCTGGACATGGTACGCCCGGGCGTTAAGGCACGCAAGGTAGATGGCGCCGCGAGAGAGGTCATCGAGAGAGCCGGATACGGCGATGCCTTCGGACACGGTCTGGGGCACGGGGTCGGACTGGAAGTGCACGAGCGTCCACACGTGAGCCCGGCGAGCCGCGACATCATCGAAGAGGGCATGGTGTTCACCAACGAGCCCGGCATCTACCTGCCCGGCATCGGCGGCGTGCGCGTGGAGGACATGGTCTACGTTACCGCGACGGGGCCCGAGCTGTTGACCACTCTCCCCCGCGGTCTGGACCCATCCGACTACATCTGA